The Methanosphaera stadtmanae DSM 3091 genome includes a window with the following:
- a CDS encoding ABC transporter ATP-binding protein yields MNTLKIENISFKYRDDRELLSNINFQLNNNEVVGLFGDSGSGKSTLCKVMSGYLENYKGNITLNNKPIEDGFNPVQLIFQHPEKVMNPRWNMKKILNESWMPDKKILDDFGIKKEWFKRYPSELSGGELQRFSILRSLNPKTKFIIADEITTMLDCVTQVQIWTSLLKIAKENEVGILVVSHDHNLLNRITDKIIYFNDLNG; encoded by the coding sequence ATGAATACATTAAAAATAGAGAATATATCATTTAAATATAGAGATGATAGAGAATTATTATCTAATATAAACTTTCAATTAAATAATAATGAAGTAGTAGGTTTGTTTGGTGATAGTGGAAGTGGAAAAAGTACATTATGTAAGGTAATGAGTGGATACCTGGAAAATTATAAGGGTAATATAACTTTAAATAACAAGCCTATAGAAGATGGATTTAATCCAGTACAGCTTATATTTCAACATCCTGAAAAGGTGATGAATCCTAGATGGAATATGAAGAAAATTCTTAATGAATCATGGATGCCAGATAAGAAAATATTAGATGACTTTGGAATAAAAAAGGAATGGTTTAAAAGATATCCTTCTGAATTATCTGGGGGTGAACTTCAAAGATTTAGTATTCTAAGATCATTAAATCCTAAGACTAAGTTTATAATTGCTGATGAAATAACAACAATGCTTGACTGTGTAACACAAGTGCAAATATGGACTAGTTTACTTAAAATAGCAAAGGAAAATGAAGTAGGTATACTTGTTGTGAGTCATGACCATAATTTATTAAATAGAATAACTGATAAAATAATTTATTTTAATGATTTAAATGGATAA
- a CDS encoding AAA domain-containing protein, translated as MIEYKIKNKILYPLTQLIEREKEENKLIKGNISYIEDDVLEVNINKDLNISLNSIVEINRQKAFLIKNKNKTLFLKLLDNNNDFHIYDEISIYNIQKDIIIRKLEELKLNILNNHDKDNTELLNILFDYRPPNYEKSKYKCRNLNKNQSIAVNKSLTTNMFHIIQGPPGTGKTHTIVEIINQLYKKDLRILITAHTHIALDNIIEKLDMIPQNNILRLGDELKISKNTKKYTINNHIQQDPEYIHIIKRKEKIRKLKEKSYENYSFNIEKSSDESIISKIFRKLLRLDDNISYTQHINTQEKEDIIYNLEEEIEKIREKIEYNIIKKIPIVASTVIASSNYLIHDINFDYVIMDESSQVPLYLALIALMKTKKFIIIGDNKQLQPIINNNASLILNKSIFNYLIEKYPEYSTFLNIQYRMNSEISAIASKLYYNNKLKTYTKIRNQKIALKNNRNFLLNESPITFIDTSNMEYTEDNISKGCCNKYEAKLVLKIVVSLINMNFDSDSIGVITPYRRHKNHIKRLLYKNNLNVETDTIYRFQGRQKDVIILCFCKSREGMLSKFQENFISNQNQLNVSITRSCKKLIIIGDISLLSQSKNIKNLINEISPLNTIFLSDCI; from the coding sequence ATGATAGAATATAAGATAAAAAATAAAATATTATATCCCCTAACACAACTTATTGAAAGGGAAAAAGAAGAAAATAAATTAATTAAGGGTAATATTAGTTATATTGAAGATGATGTATTAGAAGTAAATATCAATAAAGATTTAAATATATCCTTAAATTCAATAGTTGAAATAAACAGACAAAAAGCATTCTTAATTAAAAATAAAAATAAAACCTTGTTTTTAAAATTATTAGATAATAATAATGATTTTCATATTTATGATGAAATATCAATTTATAATATTCAAAAAGATATTATTATTCGTAAATTAGAAGAATTAAAATTAAATATATTGAATAACCATGATAAAGATAATACTGAACTATTAAATATATTATTTGATTATAGACCACCTAACTATGAAAAATCTAAATATAAATGTAGAAATCTTAATAAAAATCAGTCAATAGCTGTAAATAAATCATTAACAACTAATATGTTTCATATAATTCAAGGACCTCCAGGTACTGGTAAAACACATACTATTGTTGAAATAATCAATCAATTATATAAGAAAGATTTAAGAATTCTCATCACTGCCCATACACATATTGCTTTAGATAATATAATAGAAAAATTAGATATGATACCTCAAAATAACATACTTAGACTTGGCGATGAATTAAAAATTAGTAAAAACACGAAAAAATACACAATTAACAATCATATCCAACAAGATCCAGAATATATTCATATAATTAAAAGAAAGGAAAAAATAAGAAAATTAAAAGAAAAAAGTTATGAAAACTATTCTTTTAATATTGAGAAATCATCTGATGAATCAATAATATCAAAAATATTTAGAAAACTATTACGACTAGATGATAATATTTCATATACACAACATATAAATACTCAAGAAAAGGAAGATATTATCTATAATTTAGAAGAAGAAATAGAAAAAATCAGAGAAAAAATAGAATATAATATAATAAAAAAAATACCAATAGTAGCCTCAACTGTAATTGCATCATCAAATTATTTAATACATGATATTAATTTTGATTATGTTATTATGGATGAATCAAGTCAGGTTCCATTATATTTAGCTCTTATAGCCTTAATGAAAACAAAAAAGTTTATAATTATTGGAGATAATAAACAATTACAGCCAATAATAAATAACAATGCTTCTTTAATTCTAAATAAGTCTATATTTAATTATTTAATAGAAAAATATCCTGAATATTCAACATTTCTAAATATTCAATATAGAATGAACAGTGAAATATCTGCAATAGCAAGTAAATTATATTATAACAATAAATTGAAAACATACACTAAAATAAGAAATCAAAAAATAGCTCTCAAAAACAACAGAAATTTTCTATTAAATGAATCACCTATAACATTTATAGATACATCTAACATGGAATATACTGAAGATAATATAAGTAAAGGCTGTTGTAATAAATATGAAGCAAAACTTGTATTAAAAATAGTAGTTAGTCTTATAAATATGAATTTTGATAGTGATAGTATTGGAGTTATTACACCATATAGGAGGCATAAAAACCATATAAAAAGATTATTATATAAGAACAATTTGAATGTAGAAACTGATACAATATATAGATTTCAGGGAAGACAAAAAGATGTTATTATATTATGTTTTTGTAAAAGTAGGGAAGGTATGTTATCGAAGTTTCAGGAGAATTTCATATCAAATCAGAATCAGTTAAATGTTTCAATTACCAGATCTTGTAAAAAACTAATAATAATTGGAGATATTTCATTATTATCCCAGTCAAAGAATATTAAGAATTTAATTAATGAAATTTCGCCATTAAATACTATATTCTTATCTGATTGTATTTAA
- a CDS encoding TIGR00730 family Rossman fold protein, with product MKICLYGSASNSINKTYKEVGYDLGKEIASKNHTLVFGSGNHGMMGSVAKGVYANHGKIIGIAPEWMHEFEEIYPHCNKIFYTKSMSERKRLFLVKSDAFIVTPGGIGTLDEFFEIITLKKLEIHSKPIVIFNINNFYDSMIKMIEDMINENTVSRDSTQLYHITTTVDETMDYLENY from the coding sequence ATGAAAATATGTCTATATGGTTCTGCAAGTAACAGTATAAATAAAACATATAAAGAAGTAGGATATGATTTAGGTAAAGAAATAGCAAGTAAGAACCATACATTGGTATTTGGATCTGGAAATCATGGAATGATGGGATCAGTTGCAAAGGGCGTGTATGCTAATCATGGAAAAATAATAGGAATAGCACCAGAATGGATGCATGAATTTGAAGAAATATATCCCCATTGTAATAAAATATTCTACACTAAATCAATGTCTGAGAGAAAAAGATTATTTCTAGTAAAATCTGATGCTTTTATAGTAACACCAGGAGGAATTGGTACATTAGATGAATTCTTTGAAATAATAACCCTAAAAAAATTAGAAATACACTCAAAACCAATAGTAATATTTAACATTAATAACTTCTATGATTCTATGATTAAAATGATTGAGGATATGATTAATGAAAATACTGTTAGTAGGGATAGCACTCAGTTATATCATATAACAACAACTGTTGATGAAACAATGGATTATCTAGAAAACTATTGA
- a CDS encoding oligopeptide/dipeptide ABC transporter ATP-binding protein, producing the protein MKLLEIKNLSISFTQYIKGLEQRELKVISDLTMDIHDHEILAVLGASGSGKSLLAHAILGILPENANVSGTIKYKHQELTPTLQEKLRGKNISLIPQSVNYLNPLMKVKEQAIGYIEDENQKKLMLEKQRKIFEKYGLSEKVDEMYPFQLSGGMARKVLISTALLNSPDTIIADEPTPGLDEEAVNETIRDLIELKNNGVGMLLITHDILTAIKASDKIAIIYLGYVIEITKTENFLTGKNLLHPYTRALYDALPENEFKLTLGHQPSYTEIPKGCPYNENCPYKTEECINTPPKLEQVNDTQVRCYHPLN; encoded by the coding sequence TTGAAATTACTAGAAATTAAAAATCTTTCAATATCATTCACACAATATATTAAAGGATTAGAACAAAGAGAACTGAAAGTAATCTCTGATTTGACAATGGATATACATGATCATGAAATACTAGCAGTACTGGGAGCAAGTGGTTCAGGAAAAAGTCTACTAGCACATGCAATACTAGGAATATTACCAGAAAATGCAAATGTAAGTGGAACAATAAAATACAAACATCAAGAATTAACACCTACATTACAAGAAAAACTAAGAGGTAAAAACATAAGTTTAATACCACAATCAGTAAATTATTTAAATCCATTAATGAAAGTAAAAGAACAGGCAATTGGATATATAGAAGATGAAAATCAGAAAAAACTCATGCTTGAAAAACAAAGAAAAATCTTTGAAAAATATGGACTTTCAGAAAAGGTAGATGAAATGTATCCTTTTCAATTATCTGGAGGTATGGCACGAAAAGTATTAATATCCACAGCATTACTTAATAGTCCTGATACAATTATAGCAGATGAACCAACACCTGGACTAGATGAAGAAGCAGTAAATGAAACAATAAGGGATCTTATAGAACTAAAAAATAATGGAGTAGGTATGCTACTAATAACACATGATATTCTCACTGCAATAAAAGCAAGTGATAAAATAGCAATAATATATCTAGGATATGTAATAGAAATAACAAAAACAGAAAACTTCCTTACAGGTAAAAATCTACTACACCCCTATACAAGGGCATTATATGATGCATTACCAGAAAATGAATTTAAATTAACTCTAGGACATCAACCATCATACACAGAAATTCCAAAGGGATGTCCATATAATGAAAACTGTCCATATAAAACAGAAGAATGTATAAATACTCCTCCAAAACTAGAACAAGTTAATGATACTCAAGTAAGATGTTATCATCCATTAAATTAG
- a CDS encoding nitroreductase family protein has protein sequence MESTLNDLKTRHSVRKFKDEVVSKDDLEKILETATYAPTGLGLQSPKILVIQREDIIERIAKWNLSYFPEDIKKELEEDYDPFFKTSTLIIVLANSEIPTCVEDGSLVIGNILNAAHAIGVGGCWIHRAREEFDSLQGKELLKVWGIPEKYIGIGHVILGYPADDFEPKITPRKDDYIVYLDDIL, from the coding sequence ATGGAATCAACATTAAATGATCTAAAGACAAGACATTCAGTTAGAAAATTTAAAGATGAAGTAGTAAGTAAAGATGATTTAGAAAAAATATTAGAAACAGCAACATATGCTCCAACGGGTTTAGGTCTTCAATCACCTAAAATTCTTGTAATTCAAAGAGAAGATATTATTGAACGTATAGCAAAATGGAATTTATCCTATTTTCCAGAGGATATTAAAAAAGAGCTTGAAGAAGATTATGATCCATTCTTTAAAACTTCAACTTTGATTATAGTACTTGCTAATAGTGAGATACCTACATGTGTAGAAGATGGAAGTTTAGTTATTGGTAATATTCTTAATGCTGCTCATGCTATTGGTGTTGGTGGATGTTGGATTCACAGAGCACGTGAAGAATTTGATAGTCTTCAAGGTAAGGAACTTCTTAAAGTATGGGGTATTCCTGAGAAATATATTGGAATTGGTCATGTTATTTTAGGTTATCCTGCTGATGATTTTGAACCTAAAATAACACCACGTAAGGATGATTATATTGTTTATTTAGATGATATTTTATAG
- a CDS encoding DUF763 domain-containing protein, giving the protein MQRKGITNLPLHSDHTPPWLWKRMVKLSAAITEVILEEYGHDEFLKRISNPYWFQGFSCVIGFDWHSSGTTTTTCGALRASLNPEEHGIVVLGGKGKNSRKTPSQLEDVSSTFNLSSKKTDELIQSSKLSAKIDNSCIQDTYTLYQHNFFLTENGKWAVIQQGMNTDTCYARRYHWLSTSVDDFLSSPHTAIECNKKEDKSLDMSSKESKEVQKISVDLVNDNPEHLRTYFRRKDPKQTLLTDFFDFNEKDNDPTGFNNQVSFSMPSHHEVLDMDLSDREFEVLRNAYEIQPSDYKELISLKGIGPKKIRALALISDLVYGQKASWEDPVKYSFAHGGKDGFPYPVDREVYDHSIKTIQDALNQAKIDNKEKYNAIKRLNKYL; this is encoded by the coding sequence ATGCAAAGAAAAGGAATAACAAATTTACCATTACATAGTGATCATACACCTCCATGGTTATGGAAGAGAATGGTTAAATTATCAGCTGCAATAACAGAAGTAATTCTTGAAGAGTATGGTCATGATGAATTTCTCAAAAGAATATCTAATCCCTATTGGTTTCAAGGATTTTCTTGTGTAATTGGATTTGATTGGCATTCTTCAGGTACAACAACCACAACATGTGGTGCTCTTCGTGCTAGTTTAAATCCAGAAGAACATGGAATTGTTGTTCTTGGAGGTAAAGGAAAAAATTCAAGAAAAACTCCAAGTCAACTAGAAGATGTTTCATCAACATTTAATTTAAGTAGTAAAAAAACAGATGAATTAATTCAATCCTCAAAACTATCTGCAAAAATAGATAATTCCTGTATTCAAGATACATATACCTTATACCAGCATAACTTCTTCTTAACAGAAAATGGAAAATGGGCTGTTATTCAACAAGGAATGAATACTGATACATGTTATGCAAGAAGATATCATTGGCTAAGTACAAGTGTGGATGATTTTCTAAGTAGTCCACATACTGCTATTGAATGTAATAAAAAAGAAGATAAAAGCCTAGATATGTCTTCAAAGGAAAGTAAAGAAGTACAAAAAATCAGTGTGGATTTAGTAAATGATAATCCGGAACATTTAAGAACATATTTTAGAAGAAAAGATCCTAAACAGACACTTCTCACAGATTTTTTTGATTTTAATGAAAAAGATAATGATCCTACTGGATTTAATAATCAAGTATCCTTTTCCATGCCCTCACATCATGAAGTATTAGATATGGATTTATCTGATAGGGAATTTGAAGTTTTAAGAAATGCTTATGAAATTCAACCTTCTGATTATAAAGAATTAATTTCATTAAAAGGTATTGGTCCAAAGAAAATAAGAGCCTTAGCATTAATTAGTGATTTAGTTTATGGTCAAAAGGCTAGTTGGGAAGATCCTGTTAAATATAGTTTTGCTCATGGGGGAAAAGATGGTTTTCCATATCCTGTAGATAGAGAAGTTTATGATCATTCTATTAAAACAATACAAGATGCTCTTAATCAAGCAAAAATAGATAATAAAGAAAAATATAATGCTATTAAAAGATTAAATAAATATTTATAA
- a CDS encoding flavodoxin family protein yields MKIIGFNASPRFTGNGKVISNKVLSMAREKGFDTEFIDLSTAHIKPCQSCNYCKTHAGICILDDDMQDIKRKITDCDAIILVAPIYFSQINAQATVFINRLYSFFQTEYVQKYENGYVVSVNDFNDFEIINSDKLKNIKISIILTQGEKDTTDTEKYIESGLFNQLNLLFDVKDVEILPDNNEPGIVKDKKDQIEVIEKVAKNLITQ; encoded by the coding sequence ATGAAAATAATAGGATTTAATGCAAGCCCAAGATTTACAGGTAATGGAAAAGTCATATCAAATAAAGTTTTAAGTATGGCACGAGAGAAAGGTTTTGACACAGAATTCATTGATTTATCAACAGCACATATAAAACCATGTCAATCATGTAACTACTGTAAAACACATGCAGGAATATGTATATTAGATGATGATATGCAAGATATAAAAAGAAAAATCACAGATTGTGATGCAATAATACTAGTAGCACCAATATACTTTTCACAAATAAATGCACAAGCAACAGTATTTATTAATAGATTATATTCATTCTTCCAAACAGAATATGTTCAAAAATATGAAAATGGATATGTAGTTAGTGTAAATGACTTTAATGACTTTGAAATTATAAATAGTGATAAATTAAAAAATATTAAAATATCAATAATACTTACACAAGGAGAAAAAGACACAACAGATACTGAAAAATACATAGAATCAGGATTATTCAATCAATTAAATTTATTATTTGATGTTAAAGATGTGGAAATTCTACCAGATAATAATGAACCTGGTATTGTTAAAGATAAAAAAGATCAAATAGAAGTAATTGAAAAAGTTGCAAAAAATCTAATTACACAGTAA
- a CDS encoding GNAT family N-acetyltransferase, translating into MIIRQEIKTDYREVENLVRESFWNIYRPGCYEHYIIHNMRYAKSFIKQLDYLIEEDNHIIAHIVYANGKIHSNNESKTLPILGPVSVHPKYQKQGYGSKIINYTLKKAEEMGYPGIIVVGDEKYYSRFGFEKAFKYNIHYEGMDRNDEAPFFMIKVFDKNKINDYQGIFSNPESYTVDIELLNEFDKAFPPKIKEKIEGQLE; encoded by the coding sequence TTGATAATAAGACAAGAAATAAAAACTGATTATAGAGAAGTGGAAAATCTTGTAAGAGAATCATTTTGGAATATATATAGACCTGGATGTTATGAACATTATATAATTCATAATATGAGATATGCAAAATCTTTCATAAAACAATTAGACTACCTAATAGAAGAAGATAATCATATAATAGCACATATTGTATATGCTAATGGAAAAATTCATTCTAACAATGAATCTAAAACATTACCAATATTAGGTCCAGTAAGTGTTCATCCAAAGTACCAAAAACAAGGTTATGGAAGTAAAATAATAAATTACACACTTAAAAAAGCAGAAGAAATGGGATATCCTGGAATTATCGTTGTGGGAGATGAAAAATACTATTCTAGATTTGGATTTGAAAAAGCATTCAAATACAATATACATTATGAAGGTATGGATAGAAATGATGAAGCACCATTTTTCATGATTAAAGTATTTGATAAAAATAAAATAAATGATTATCAAGGTATTTTCTCAAATCCTGAATCTTATACTGTGGATATTGAATTACTTAATGAATTTGATAAGGCATTTCCACCAAAAATAAAAGAAAAAATAGAAGGACAACTTGAATAA
- a CDS encoding helix-turn-helix transcriptional regulator: MFNNIEDITSTSYDSIKYLVNSDLRINILELLYDKECDFEEIKGTVLKQESNILRTLKELQDLKLIEHSNKIYKLSSAGYLTIRNLKTVIDNFYVLNKLRKCWNVHNIDNIPLHFSRYLYLWKDGFLTYSDYVEYYKSINFYVEKIKQSKEIRIILPIFSKLHIAAILDTINKNNATLELITSNDILNAIKTSEYNELFEKLRTNGSIKLYLSNNNIHKIFYTVADNFAALTLFYLDDSYDDSVMLFNDNMNHYDIFVSLFEDYKSMLK, translated from the coding sequence ATGTTTAATAATATAGAAGATATTACATCCACATCATATGATTCAATAAAATATCTTGTAAATTCTGATTTACGAATAAATATTCTTGAATTATTATATGATAAGGAATGTGATTTTGAAGAAATTAAAGGAACTGTTTTAAAACAGGAAAGTAATATTCTAAGAACCTTAAAAGAGTTACAAGATCTTAAATTAATAGAACATAGTAACAAGATATATAAATTATCTTCTGCAGGTTATCTTACAATAAGAAATCTTAAAACTGTTATAGATAATTTTTATGTATTAAATAAGCTTAGAAAATGTTGGAATGTTCATAATATAGATAATATTCCACTACATTTTTCAAGATATCTTTATCTATGGAAAGATGGATTTTTAACATATTCTGATTATGTGGAGTATTATAAAAGTATAAATTTCTATGTAGAAAAGATAAAACAGTCAAAAGAAATTAGAATAATACTCCCAATATTTTCAAAGTTACATATTGCAGCAATACTTGATACAATTAATAAAAATAATGCAACACTTGAATTAATAACTTCAAATGATATACTAAATGCTATAAAAACTTCTGAATATAATGAATTATTTGAAAAATTAAGAACTAATGGATCTATCAAATTATATTTATCTAATAATAATATTCATAAGATATTCTATACAGTTGCAGATAATTTTGCAGCTCTAACACTATTCTATCTAGATGATAGTTATGATGATTCAGTCATGCTTTTTAATGATAATATGAATCATTATGATATTTTTGTTAGTTTATTTGAGGATTATAAGTCTATGTTAAAATAA
- a CDS encoding ABC transporter permease — protein MKNKDKENKIWTLYHANLRTKTIIITIIASLILITVFLSNFLIDSNTLTTNFQFINQAPSFEHPFGTDWMGRDMFTRTLLGLGLSIGVGAFASVISTCVAIILGLLSSINKITDEFVAAIIDLFGSIPHILLIILVSISFGGGFYGVIMGVGLTHWTPLARVLRAEIKKIKTTDYVKLSQQLGKSKLWVAKEHILPLVISQIIVGVILMFPHAIMHEASISFLGFGLSPHEPAIGIILAESMNYLSLGCWWLAFYPGISLLILVLLFDLIGENVNKLLNPQSAQK, from the coding sequence TTGAAAAATAAAGACAAAGAAAATAAAATATGGACATTGTATCATGCAAATCTACGTACAAAAACAATAATAATCACCATTATTGCATCATTAATACTTATAACTGTATTTTTATCTAATTTTCTAATAGATTCAAATACTCTAACAACAAACTTCCAATTTATAAATCAAGCACCATCATTTGAACATCCATTTGGAACAGATTGGATGGGAAGAGACATGTTTACAAGAACACTCCTTGGTTTAGGATTAAGTATAGGTGTAGGAGCATTTGCATCAGTAATAAGTACATGTGTTGCTATAATACTAGGATTACTTTCAAGTATAAATAAAATCACAGATGAGTTTGTAGCAGCAATAATTGATTTATTTGGTTCAATACCTCATATACTACTGATAATTCTCGTATCAATATCTTTTGGTGGAGGATTCTATGGGGTAATCATGGGGGTAGGTCTAACACACTGGACACCACTTGCAAGAGTACTAAGAGCAGAAATAAAAAAGATTAAAACAACAGATTATGTGAAATTATCACAACAATTAGGAAAAAGTAAATTATGGGTAGCAAAGGAACATATACTGCCCCTTGTAATATCACAAATTATAGTTGGAGTAATCTTAATGTTTCCACATGCAATTATGCACGAAGCAAGTATATCATTTTTAGGTTTTGGATTATCTCCACATGAACCTGCAATAGGAATAATACTTGCTGAATCAATGAACTATCTTAGTCTAGGTTGTTGGTGGTTAGCATTCTATCCTGGAATATCATTACTAATATTAGTATTATTATTTGATTTAATAGGAGAAAATGTAAATAAACTCTTAAATCCACAAAGTGCACAGAAGTAG
- a CDS encoding helix-turn-helix transcriptional regulator: MYTLDDEYNYIDIIKKELKFLTNSKVRLKLLICLYDSELTVKELHEKTNLNYSSITNNLNKLEEFEYINKNNEKYTLTTSTKMKLVNLLYFNNNLDFIYEYVDFINNHQVENDNIDSLATLPYVNIDNSQLIQADNINPFLATETIEQTMMREGLVKAICIYLHPNCSDMIAFMMNQKSEFEVIVPLDFAQYIIQHANNYKTDKPLENICFNIKPLRKIPLNIALVVSENEIVVGLVKKDSGLFNKNCVLRSEDENARRWGLRVFREYESLKRGYIDIRELISKNNNLE; this comes from the coding sequence ATGTATACGTTAGATGATGAATATAATTATATTGATATTATTAAAAAGGAATTAAAGTTCTTAACAAATTCAAAGGTTCGTCTTAAATTATTAATATGCTTATATGATTCAGAATTAACTGTAAAAGAATTACATGAAAAAACGAACTTAAATTATAGTTCAATCACTAATAATTTAAATAAACTTGAGGAATTTGAATATATTAATAAAAATAATGAAAAATATACTTTAACAACTTCAACAAAAATGAAATTAGTAAATTTATTGTACTTTAACAATAACCTTGATTTCATATATGAATATGTGGATTTTATAAACAATCATCAAGTAGAAAATGATAATATAGATAGTTTAGCTACACTTCCATATGTCAATATAGATAATAGTCAATTAATACAGGCCGATAATATCAATCCTTTTCTAGCAACAGAAACAATAGAACAAACAATGATGAGAGAAGGACTAGTAAAAGCTATCTGTATATATCTTCATCCGAATTGTTCTGATATGATAGCATTTATGATGAATCAAAAATCAGAATTTGAAGTAATAGTACCACTTGATTTTGCCCAATATATAATTCAACATGCTAATAATTATAAGACAGATAAACCACTGGAAAATATATGCTTTAATATAAAGCCTCTACGTAAAATACCATTGAATATTGCACTTGTTGTTTCTGAAAATGAAATTGTTGTAGGTTTGGTTAAAAAAGATAGTGGATTATTTAATAAAAATTGTGTTCTTCGTTCAGAAGATGAAAATGCAAGAAGATGGGGTTTACGTGTTTTTAGGGAATATGAATCATTAAAACGGGGATATATTGATATAAGAGAATTAATATCTAAAAATAATAATTTAGAATAA